The following are encoded together in the Drosophila sechellia strain sech25 chromosome 3R, ASM438219v1, whole genome shotgun sequence genome:
- the LOC6617180 gene encoding nephrin isoform X2 produces the protein MTAMQLLLPTSGMPTNTLETETTAMQTTYWPRQTGNSKSKSNTNCKCNINTHRKSRTRCPDNGKTIWAVGFTLVLLTCLQQLKSVSADEESQDFQKNIPARLVWAALGKTVELPCDLTPPTSQDSVKLLLWFKDTTGIPLYSLDSRGGNVKLAPHAAIASDLGQRLFFSIGDNPKDSRLQINDVKPEDGGVYRCRVDFFNSPTRNFRHNLTLVVPPEEPRIFDAQGKEISQMAGPFREGYELFLCCQVRGGRPPPKVTWWRDDTELIGTSHTSVEEGATVMVNQLLIGTTTRDFYGIRIECRAQGTRLVDPVRKDVTVQVYLKPVRVKIATPNELLTAGQPMPIRCESWGSYPAAKITWLLDGEPIRNAEVTVHSDKEDGNITTSILTLKVTSENDNAELTCRATNPWFSGGAIEDKRIIRVAYPPTVSVHLANEDPSRLVTRAEGQNVTFKCRADARPPVTSYSWFKNGMRMSGESTEIMHLTQLERESAGAYACGATNTEGETRSSSLTLKVQFSPRCKSGTEQTSIGAVSLHSILVKCEVDADPPDSVRFSWTYNNTRNVSPVLNSRIQSNGLASTVTYLPQTDSELITLACWASNAVGRQTTPCLVHILPANTPEAPKACELRNDTVLEVVCVAGSDGGLSQYFMLEVVGGDPLYSGDPGGSAGQGRGQFSESIGLGDNEISTLNDQATSAPIFRMQENSPQFRLNNLEPGREYQFLVYAVNAKGRSEPPVVIENVRVAAQLGPYDESILSEDPTPAETTHHGGGGVGGSGSSSGLGTGASTGSGPEKQSTLLILAAVVVIGAVVVTSIIVAGIVVVCRHRPRPPEPQEVRKSMRPARNDVPSMYIEEDELNELEEGGGRAAEIRARVAPPNAHLCGGGGMPMPGGVGSSGGAIVGVAGPHHYISESFIQYAQPSLNDPDLILPRGELEFTTLDPTLK, from the exons ATGACAGCCATGCAGCTTTTATTGCCAACAAGCGGAATGCCAACAAATACACTGGAAACCGAGACAACAGCCATGCAAACGACATATTGGCCAAGACAAACcggcaacagcaaaagcaaaagcaacacgAACTGCAAGTGCAACATCAACACACATCGAAAATCACGGACGAGATGCCCGGACAATGGGAAAACGATTTGGGCTGTCGGCTTCACGTTGGTCCTGTTGACTTGCCTGCAGCAACTGAAATCGGTTTCGGCGGACGAGGAGTCGCAGGATTTTCAAAAGAACA TACCCGCTCGATTGGTTTGGGCCGCTTTGGGCAAAACGGTGGAGCTGCCCTGCGATTTGACGCCGCCCACGTCGCAGGATTCGGtgaagctgctgctgtggTTCAAGGACACCACGGGCATTCCTCTGTACAG TCTGGACTCGCGGGGCGGAAACGTGAAGTTGGCGCCACATGCGGCCATAGCTAGCGATCTGGGGCAACGTCTGTTCTTCAGCATCGGCGATAATCCCAAGGATTCGCGCCTGCAGATCAACGATGTGAAGCCGGAGGACGGCGGCGTCTATCGGTGTCGCGTCGACTTCTTCAACTCACCAACGCGCAACTTCAGGCACAACCTGACCCTAGTTG TGCCTCCCGAGGAGCCGCGCATCTTCGATGCCCAGGGCAAGGAGATATCCCAGATGGCAGGACCCTTTCGAGAGGGCTATGAGCTCTTCCTCTGCTGTCAAGTGAGGGGCG GACGACCCCCGCCCAAAGTCACCTGGTGGCGCGACGACACCGAGCTAATCGGCACCAGCCACACATCCGTGGAGGAGGGCGCCACCGTGATGGTTAATCAGCTGCTGATTGGAACCACCACGCGGGACTTCTACGGAATTCGCATCGAGTGCCGGGCGCAGGGAACTCGACTGGTGGATCCGGTCCGTAAGGATGTCACCGTACAGGTTTACT TGAAACCGGTGCGCGTGAAGATTGCAACTCCCAACGAACTGCTGACCGCTGGCCAACCGATGCCCATTCGCTGCGAGTCCTGGGGCTCATATCCTGCGGCCAAGATCACCTGGCTGCTCGACGGCGAGCCCATCCGCAATGCCGAGGTCACCGTTCACAGCGACAAGGAG GACGGGAATATCACAACGAGTATCCTGACATTGAAGGTAACATCGGAGAACGATAATGCCGAGCTGACGTGTCGCGCCACGAATCCCTGGTTCTCCGGTGGCGCCATCGAGGACAAGCGCATCATCCGCGTGGCAT ATCCGCCCACGGTTTCGGTGCACTTGGCCAACGAGGATCCCAGCCGGCTGGTGACGCGGGCCGAGGGCCAGAATGTCACTTTCAAATGCCGGGCAGATGCCAGGCCGCCGGTAACCAGCTACTCCTGGTTCAAGAAT GGCATGCGAATGTCGGGCGAGAGCACGGAAATAATGCACTTGACGCAATTGGAGAGGGAAAGTGCGGGGGCGTACGCCTGCGGGGCCACAAATACGGAGGGCGAGACCCGGAGTTCGAGCCTCACTTTAAAAGTGCAGT TCTCCCCGCGCTGTAAATCGGGCACCGAACAAACCTCCATTGGAGCCGTCAGCCTTCACTCGATCCTGGTCAAATGCGAGGTGGATGCCGATCCGCCGGACTCCGTGCGCTTCAGTTGGACCTACAACAATACCCGGAACGTGTCGCCG GTGCTCAACTCGAGGATACAGTCGAACGGACTGGCCAGCACGGTGACGTACCTGCCCCAAACGGACTCCGAGTTAATAACGCTGGCCTGCTGGGCCAGCAATGCTGTGGGCCGCCAAACGACGCCCTGTCTGGTGCACATCCTGCCGGCAA ACACTCCGGAGGCACCGAAGGCCTGCGAATTGCGCAACGACACCGTCCTGGAGGTGGTTTGTGTGGCGGGCAGCGACGGAGGACTCTCGCAGTACTTCATGCTGGAGGTGGTGGGCGGGGACCCACTCTACTCTGGAGATCCGGGTGGATCGGCGGGCCAGGGACGAGGCCAGTTCAGCGAGTCCATCGGCCTGGGCGACAACGAGATATCCACGCTGAATGATCAG GCGACATCTGCACCCATCTTCCGCATGCAGGAGAACAGTCCACAGTTTCGTTTGAATAATTTAGAGCCGGGACGTGAATATCAATTTTTAGTTTACGCCGTCAACGCCAAAGGACGAAGCGAGCCGCCGGTGGTGATTGAGAATGTACGCGTGGCCGCCCAACTGGGACCATATG ACGAATCCATTCTGTCCGAGGACCCAACGCCCGCAGAAACAACGCATCATGGAGGCGGCGGCGTGGGTGGCAGCGGGAGCTCCAGCGGCCTGGGCACCGGCGCCAGCACGGGCAGCGGTCCGGAGAAGCAATCGACGCTGCTGATACTCGCCGCCGTCGTGGTGATAGGCGCCGTCGTGGTGACGTCAATTATCGTGGCCGGCATCGTCGTGGTCTGCCGGCACAGGCCGCGGCCACCTGAGCCGCAGGAGGTGCGCAAGAGCATGCG GCCGGCGCGAAACGATGTGCCGAGCATGTACATCGAGGAGGATGAGCTGAACGAGCTGGAGGAGGGCGGCGGACGAGCGGCGGAGATTAGGGCGCGTGTGGCCCCGCCCAACGCGCACCTGTGCGGTGGCGGCGGGATGCCGATGCCCGGTGGCGTTGGGTCAAGTGGCGGGGCcattgtgggcgtggccggacCCCATCACTACATCTCCGAGAGCTTCATCCAGTACGCGCAGCCCAGCCTAAACG
- the LOC6617180 gene encoding nephrin isoform X3: MTAMQLLLPTSGMPTNTLETETTAMQTTYWPRQTGNSKSKSNTNCKCNINTHRKSRTRCPDNGKTIWAVGFTLVLLTCLQQLKSVSADEESQDFQKNIPARLVWAALGKTVELPCDLTPPTSQDSVKLLLWFKDTTGIPLYSLDSRGGNVKLAPHAAIASDLGQRLFFSIGDNPKDSRLQINDVKPEDGGVYRCRVDFFNSPTRNFRHNLTLVVPPEEPRIFDAQGKEISQMAGPFREGYELFLCCQVRGGRPPPKVTWWRDDTELIGTSHTSVEEGATVMVNQLLIGTTTRDFYGIRIECRAQGTRLVDPVRKDVTVQVYLKPVRVKIATPNELLTAGQPMPIRCESWGSYPAAKITWLLDGEPIRNAEVTVHSDKEDGNITTSILTLKVTSENDNAELTCRATNPWFSGGAIEDKRIIRVAYPPTVSVHLANEDPSRLVTRAEGQNVTFKCRADARPPVTSYSWFKNGMRMSGESTEIMHLTQLERESAGAYACGATNTEGETRSSSLTLKVQFSPRCKSGTEQTSIGAVSLHSILVKCEVDADPPDSVRFSWTYNNTRNVSPVLNSRIQSNGLASTVTYLPQTDSELITLACWASNAVGRQTTPCLVHILPANTPEAPKACELRNDTVLEVVCVAGSDGGLSQYFMLEVVGGDPLYSGDPGGSAGQGRGQFSESIGLGDNEISTLNDQATSAPIFRMQENSPQFRLNNLEPGREYQFLVYAVNAKGRSEPPVVIENVRVAAQLGPYDESILSEDPTPAETTHHGGGGVGGSGSSSGLGTGASTGSGPEKQSTLLILAAVVVIGAVVVTSIIVAGIVVVCRHRPRPPEPQEVRKSMRPARNDVPSMYIEEDELNELEEGGGRAAEIRARVAPPNAHLCGGGGMPMPGGVGSSGGAIVGVAGPHHYISESFIQYAQPSLNGDVLLPLLVTSSQPCSTNSTISSVVLAMPQAKLCPDPASRNTAWPPEYPDLILPRGELEFTTLDPTLK; encoded by the exons ATGACAGCCATGCAGCTTTTATTGCCAACAAGCGGAATGCCAACAAATACACTGGAAACCGAGACAACAGCCATGCAAACGACATATTGGCCAAGACAAACcggcaacagcaaaagcaaaagcaacacgAACTGCAAGTGCAACATCAACACACATCGAAAATCACGGACGAGATGCCCGGACAATGGGAAAACGATTTGGGCTGTCGGCTTCACGTTGGTCCTGTTGACTTGCCTGCAGCAACTGAAATCGGTTTCGGCGGACGAGGAGTCGCAGGATTTTCAAAAGAACA TACCCGCTCGATTGGTTTGGGCCGCTTTGGGCAAAACGGTGGAGCTGCCCTGCGATTTGACGCCGCCCACGTCGCAGGATTCGGtgaagctgctgctgtggTTCAAGGACACCACGGGCATTCCTCTGTACAG TCTGGACTCGCGGGGCGGAAACGTGAAGTTGGCGCCACATGCGGCCATAGCTAGCGATCTGGGGCAACGTCTGTTCTTCAGCATCGGCGATAATCCCAAGGATTCGCGCCTGCAGATCAACGATGTGAAGCCGGAGGACGGCGGCGTCTATCGGTGTCGCGTCGACTTCTTCAACTCACCAACGCGCAACTTCAGGCACAACCTGACCCTAGTTG TGCCTCCCGAGGAGCCGCGCATCTTCGATGCCCAGGGCAAGGAGATATCCCAGATGGCAGGACCCTTTCGAGAGGGCTATGAGCTCTTCCTCTGCTGTCAAGTGAGGGGCG GACGACCCCCGCCCAAAGTCACCTGGTGGCGCGACGACACCGAGCTAATCGGCACCAGCCACACATCCGTGGAGGAGGGCGCCACCGTGATGGTTAATCAGCTGCTGATTGGAACCACCACGCGGGACTTCTACGGAATTCGCATCGAGTGCCGGGCGCAGGGAACTCGACTGGTGGATCCGGTCCGTAAGGATGTCACCGTACAGGTTTACT TGAAACCGGTGCGCGTGAAGATTGCAACTCCCAACGAACTGCTGACCGCTGGCCAACCGATGCCCATTCGCTGCGAGTCCTGGGGCTCATATCCTGCGGCCAAGATCACCTGGCTGCTCGACGGCGAGCCCATCCGCAATGCCGAGGTCACCGTTCACAGCGACAAGGAG GACGGGAATATCACAACGAGTATCCTGACATTGAAGGTAACATCGGAGAACGATAATGCCGAGCTGACGTGTCGCGCCACGAATCCCTGGTTCTCCGGTGGCGCCATCGAGGACAAGCGCATCATCCGCGTGGCAT ATCCGCCCACGGTTTCGGTGCACTTGGCCAACGAGGATCCCAGCCGGCTGGTGACGCGGGCCGAGGGCCAGAATGTCACTTTCAAATGCCGGGCAGATGCCAGGCCGCCGGTAACCAGCTACTCCTGGTTCAAGAAT GGCATGCGAATGTCGGGCGAGAGCACGGAAATAATGCACTTGACGCAATTGGAGAGGGAAAGTGCGGGGGCGTACGCCTGCGGGGCCACAAATACGGAGGGCGAGACCCGGAGTTCGAGCCTCACTTTAAAAGTGCAGT TCTCCCCGCGCTGTAAATCGGGCACCGAACAAACCTCCATTGGAGCCGTCAGCCTTCACTCGATCCTGGTCAAATGCGAGGTGGATGCCGATCCGCCGGACTCCGTGCGCTTCAGTTGGACCTACAACAATACCCGGAACGTGTCGCCG GTGCTCAACTCGAGGATACAGTCGAACGGACTGGCCAGCACGGTGACGTACCTGCCCCAAACGGACTCCGAGTTAATAACGCTGGCCTGCTGGGCCAGCAATGCTGTGGGCCGCCAAACGACGCCCTGTCTGGTGCACATCCTGCCGGCAA ACACTCCGGAGGCACCGAAGGCCTGCGAATTGCGCAACGACACCGTCCTGGAGGTGGTTTGTGTGGCGGGCAGCGACGGAGGACTCTCGCAGTACTTCATGCTGGAGGTGGTGGGCGGGGACCCACTCTACTCTGGAGATCCGGGTGGATCGGCGGGCCAGGGACGAGGCCAGTTCAGCGAGTCCATCGGCCTGGGCGACAACGAGATATCCACGCTGAATGATCAG GCGACATCTGCACCCATCTTCCGCATGCAGGAGAACAGTCCACAGTTTCGTTTGAATAATTTAGAGCCGGGACGTGAATATCAATTTTTAGTTTACGCCGTCAACGCCAAAGGACGAAGCGAGCCGCCGGTGGTGATTGAGAATGTACGCGTGGCCGCCCAACTGGGACCATATG ACGAATCCATTCTGTCCGAGGACCCAACGCCCGCAGAAACAACGCATCATGGAGGCGGCGGCGTGGGTGGCAGCGGGAGCTCCAGCGGCCTGGGCACCGGCGCCAGCACGGGCAGCGGTCCGGAGAAGCAATCGACGCTGCTGATACTCGCCGCCGTCGTGGTGATAGGCGCCGTCGTGGTGACGTCAATTATCGTGGCCGGCATCGTCGTGGTCTGCCGGCACAGGCCGCGGCCACCTGAGCCGCAGGAGGTGCGCAAGAGCATGCG GCCGGCGCGAAACGATGTGCCGAGCATGTACATCGAGGAGGATGAGCTGAACGAGCTGGAGGAGGGCGGCGGACGAGCGGCGGAGATTAGGGCGCGTGTGGCCCCGCCCAACGCGCACCTGTGCGGTGGCGGCGGGATGCCGATGCCCGGTGGCGTTGGGTCAAGTGGCGGGGCcattgtgggcgtggccggacCCCATCACTACATCTCCGAGAGCTTCATCCAGTACGCGCAGCCCAGCCTAAACG GCGACgtgctgctgcccctgctcGTTACATCCAGCCAGCCTTGCAGCACTAACTCCACCATCTCGAGCGTGGTCCTGGCCATGCCCCAGGCGAAACTATGTCCTGATCCTGCGAGCCGAAACACTGCCTGGCCGCCCGAAT
- the LOC6617180 gene encoding nephrin isoform X1 — MTAMQLLLPTSGMPTNTLETETTAMQTTYWPRQTGNSKSKSNTNCKCNINTHRKSRTRCPDNGKTIWAVGFTLVLLTCLQQLKSVSADEESQDFQKNIPARLVWAALGKTVELPCDLTPPTSQDSVKLLLWFKDTTGIPLYSLDSRGGNVKLAPHAAIASDLGQRLFFSIGDNPKDSRLQINDVKPEDGGVYRCRVDFFNSPTRNFRHNLTLVVPPEEPRIFDAQGKEISQMAGPFREGYELFLCCQVRGGRPPPKVTWWRDDTELIGTSHTSVEEGATVMVNQLLIGTTTRDFYGIRIECRAQGTRLVDPVRKDVTVQVYLKPVRVKIATPNELLTAGQPMPIRCESWGSYPAAKITWLLDGEPIRNAEVTVHSDKEDGNITTSILTLKVTSENDNAELTCRATNPWFSGGAIEDKRIIRVAYPPTVSVHLANEDPSRLVTRAEGQNVTFKCRADARPPVTSYSWFKNGMRMSGESTEIMHLTQLERESAGAYACGATNTEGETRSSSLTLKVQFSPRCKSGTEQTSIGAVSLHSILVKCEVDADPPDSVRFSWTYNNTRNVSPVLNSRIQSNGLASTVTYLPQTDSELITLACWASNAVGRQTTPCLVHILPANTPEAPKACELRNDTVLEVVCVAGSDGGLSQYFMLEVVGGDPLYSGDPGGSAGQGRGQFSESIGLGDNEISTLNDQATSAPIFRMQENSPQFRLNNLEPGREYQFLVYAVNAKGRSEPPVVIENVRVAAQLGPYDESILSEDPTPAETTHHGGGGVGGSGSSSGLGTGASTGSGPEKQSTLLILAAVVVIGAVVVTSIIVAGIVVVCRHRPRPPEPQEVRKSMRPARNDVPSMYIEEDELNELEEGGGRAAEIRARVAPPNAHLCGGGGMPMPGGVGSSGGAIVGVAGPHHYISESFIQYAQPSLNVYIADPDLILPRGELEFTTLDPTLK; from the exons ATGACAGCCATGCAGCTTTTATTGCCAACAAGCGGAATGCCAACAAATACACTGGAAACCGAGACAACAGCCATGCAAACGACATATTGGCCAAGACAAACcggcaacagcaaaagcaaaagcaacacgAACTGCAAGTGCAACATCAACACACATCGAAAATCACGGACGAGATGCCCGGACAATGGGAAAACGATTTGGGCTGTCGGCTTCACGTTGGTCCTGTTGACTTGCCTGCAGCAACTGAAATCGGTTTCGGCGGACGAGGAGTCGCAGGATTTTCAAAAGAACA TACCCGCTCGATTGGTTTGGGCCGCTTTGGGCAAAACGGTGGAGCTGCCCTGCGATTTGACGCCGCCCACGTCGCAGGATTCGGtgaagctgctgctgtggTTCAAGGACACCACGGGCATTCCTCTGTACAG TCTGGACTCGCGGGGCGGAAACGTGAAGTTGGCGCCACATGCGGCCATAGCTAGCGATCTGGGGCAACGTCTGTTCTTCAGCATCGGCGATAATCCCAAGGATTCGCGCCTGCAGATCAACGATGTGAAGCCGGAGGACGGCGGCGTCTATCGGTGTCGCGTCGACTTCTTCAACTCACCAACGCGCAACTTCAGGCACAACCTGACCCTAGTTG TGCCTCCCGAGGAGCCGCGCATCTTCGATGCCCAGGGCAAGGAGATATCCCAGATGGCAGGACCCTTTCGAGAGGGCTATGAGCTCTTCCTCTGCTGTCAAGTGAGGGGCG GACGACCCCCGCCCAAAGTCACCTGGTGGCGCGACGACACCGAGCTAATCGGCACCAGCCACACATCCGTGGAGGAGGGCGCCACCGTGATGGTTAATCAGCTGCTGATTGGAACCACCACGCGGGACTTCTACGGAATTCGCATCGAGTGCCGGGCGCAGGGAACTCGACTGGTGGATCCGGTCCGTAAGGATGTCACCGTACAGGTTTACT TGAAACCGGTGCGCGTGAAGATTGCAACTCCCAACGAACTGCTGACCGCTGGCCAACCGATGCCCATTCGCTGCGAGTCCTGGGGCTCATATCCTGCGGCCAAGATCACCTGGCTGCTCGACGGCGAGCCCATCCGCAATGCCGAGGTCACCGTTCACAGCGACAAGGAG GACGGGAATATCACAACGAGTATCCTGACATTGAAGGTAACATCGGAGAACGATAATGCCGAGCTGACGTGTCGCGCCACGAATCCCTGGTTCTCCGGTGGCGCCATCGAGGACAAGCGCATCATCCGCGTGGCAT ATCCGCCCACGGTTTCGGTGCACTTGGCCAACGAGGATCCCAGCCGGCTGGTGACGCGGGCCGAGGGCCAGAATGTCACTTTCAAATGCCGGGCAGATGCCAGGCCGCCGGTAACCAGCTACTCCTGGTTCAAGAAT GGCATGCGAATGTCGGGCGAGAGCACGGAAATAATGCACTTGACGCAATTGGAGAGGGAAAGTGCGGGGGCGTACGCCTGCGGGGCCACAAATACGGAGGGCGAGACCCGGAGTTCGAGCCTCACTTTAAAAGTGCAGT TCTCCCCGCGCTGTAAATCGGGCACCGAACAAACCTCCATTGGAGCCGTCAGCCTTCACTCGATCCTGGTCAAATGCGAGGTGGATGCCGATCCGCCGGACTCCGTGCGCTTCAGTTGGACCTACAACAATACCCGGAACGTGTCGCCG GTGCTCAACTCGAGGATACAGTCGAACGGACTGGCCAGCACGGTGACGTACCTGCCCCAAACGGACTCCGAGTTAATAACGCTGGCCTGCTGGGCCAGCAATGCTGTGGGCCGCCAAACGACGCCCTGTCTGGTGCACATCCTGCCGGCAA ACACTCCGGAGGCACCGAAGGCCTGCGAATTGCGCAACGACACCGTCCTGGAGGTGGTTTGTGTGGCGGGCAGCGACGGAGGACTCTCGCAGTACTTCATGCTGGAGGTGGTGGGCGGGGACCCACTCTACTCTGGAGATCCGGGTGGATCGGCGGGCCAGGGACGAGGCCAGTTCAGCGAGTCCATCGGCCTGGGCGACAACGAGATATCCACGCTGAATGATCAG GCGACATCTGCACCCATCTTCCGCATGCAGGAGAACAGTCCACAGTTTCGTTTGAATAATTTAGAGCCGGGACGTGAATATCAATTTTTAGTTTACGCCGTCAACGCCAAAGGACGAAGCGAGCCGCCGGTGGTGATTGAGAATGTACGCGTGGCCGCCCAACTGGGACCATATG ACGAATCCATTCTGTCCGAGGACCCAACGCCCGCAGAAACAACGCATCATGGAGGCGGCGGCGTGGGTGGCAGCGGGAGCTCCAGCGGCCTGGGCACCGGCGCCAGCACGGGCAGCGGTCCGGAGAAGCAATCGACGCTGCTGATACTCGCCGCCGTCGTGGTGATAGGCGCCGTCGTGGTGACGTCAATTATCGTGGCCGGCATCGTCGTGGTCTGCCGGCACAGGCCGCGGCCACCTGAGCCGCAGGAGGTGCGCAAGAGCATGCG GCCGGCGCGAAACGATGTGCCGAGCATGTACATCGAGGAGGATGAGCTGAACGAGCTGGAGGAGGGCGGCGGACGAGCGGCGGAGATTAGGGCGCGTGTGGCCCCGCCCAACGCGCACCTGTGCGGTGGCGGCGGGATGCCGATGCCCGGTGGCGTTGGGTCAAGTGGCGGGGCcattgtgggcgtggccggacCCCATCACTACATCTCCGAGAGCTTCATCCAGTACGCGCAGCCCAGCCTAAACG